One Aulosira sp. FACHB-615 DNA segment encodes these proteins:
- a CDS encoding SDR family oxidoreductase — MTLLIVGATGTLGRQVARRAIDEGYKVRCLVRSSKKAAFLKEWGAELVLGDLCYPETLPAALEGVTAIIDAATSRATDSLTIKQVDWEGQVALIQAAKAAGVERFIFFSIIDAEKYPEVPLMEIKRCTELFLAESGLNYTVLRLAGFMQGLIGQYGIPILEAQPVWVTGESSPIAYMDTQDIAKFAVRALTVPATEKQAFPVVGTRAWSAEEIISLCERLSGKDAKVTRMPLNLLRTVRRCVRFFQWGWNVADRLAFTEVLASGRPLNAPMDEVYQVFGLNQQETTTLEVYLQEYFSRIMKKLKELNYEKTKTKKQKDKRSPFKKVNSQ; from the coding sequence ATGACATTACTAATAGTCGGTGCCACTGGCACCTTAGGAAGACAAGTGGCTCGTCGTGCGATCGATGAGGGGTATAAAGTGCGTTGTCTTGTCCGCAGTAGTAAAAAAGCGGCATTTCTCAAAGAGTGGGGCGCGGAACTCGTTCTCGGAGATTTGTGTTACCCCGAAACCTTACCAGCCGCCCTAGAAGGAGTCACCGCAATTATTGATGCAGCTACTTCCCGTGCCACCGATTCTTTAACAATCAAGCAGGTAGACTGGGAAGGGCAAGTAGCCTTAATTCAAGCAGCCAAAGCGGCTGGTGTGGAACGTTTTATTTTCTTCTCTATAATTGATGCGGAAAAATACCCCGAAGTACCCCTAATGGAAATTAAGCGGTGTACAGAATTATTTTTAGCTGAATCGGGGCTTAACTACACAGTTTTACGGTTAGCTGGCTTTATGCAGGGGCTAATTGGTCAATATGGTATCCCGATTTTAGAAGCACAGCCAGTTTGGGTAACTGGTGAGTCATCACCGATTGCTTATATGGATACTCAAGACATTGCGAAATTTGCTGTGCGGGCTTTGACTGTACCAGCCACAGAAAAACAAGCCTTCCCAGTTGTGGGAACTCGTGCTTGGAGTGCAGAAGAAATTATTAGCTTATGTGAACGCTTGTCTGGTAAAGATGCCAAAGTCACCAGAATGCCGTTAAACTTATTGCGGACTGTACGCCGATGTGTCCGGTTCTTTCAGTGGGGATGGAATGTGGCAGATAGGCTGGCGTTTACAGAAGTGTTGGCCAGTGGCAGACCATTAAACGCCCCAATGGATGAAGTGTATCAAGTATTTGGCTTAAATCAACAAGAAACAACTACTCTCGAAGTTTATTTACAAGAGTATTTTAGTAGAATTATGAAAAAGCTCAAAGAGCTAAACTACGAAAAAACCAAGACCAAAAAGCAAAAAGACAAACGATCGCCATTTAAAAAGGTTAATAGTCAATAG
- a CDS encoding NAD(P)H-quinone oxidoreductase subunit H, which yields MARIETRTEPMVLNMGPHHPSMHGVLRLIVTLDGEDVIDCEPVIGYLHRGMEKIAENRTTVMYVPYVSRWDYAAGMFNEAVTVNAPEKLAGITVPKRASYIRVIMLELNRIANHLLWFGPFLADVGAQTPFFYQFREREMIYDLWEAATGYRMVNNNYFRVGGVAADLPYGWVDKCEEFCDYFLPVVDEYEKLVTNNPIFRRRIEGIGTITREEAINWGLSGPMLRASGVKWDLRKVDHYECYDDFDWEVQWETVGDCLARYMVRMREMRESVKILKQALKGLPGGPYENLEAKRLAAGKKSEWDDFDYQFIGKKVAPTFKMPKGEIYARVESGKGELGIYLVGDDNVFPWRWKIRPADFNNLQILPHLLRGMKVADVVVILGSIDVIMGSVDR from the coding sequence ATGGCCAGAATAGAAACCCGTACTGAACCAATGGTGCTGAACATGGGGCCACACCACCCCTCAATGCACGGGGTTCTGCGGCTAATTGTCACCTTGGATGGCGAGGATGTCATTGATTGTGAACCGGTGATCGGCTATTTACACCGAGGTATGGAAAAAATTGCCGAGAACCGTACCACTGTTATGTATGTTCCCTACGTTAGTCGCTGGGACTACGCAGCAGGAATGTTTAACGAAGCTGTCACAGTTAACGCCCCCGAAAAGTTAGCTGGTATTACAGTCCCCAAACGCGCCAGCTACATCCGCGTCATTATGCTGGAACTTAATCGCATCGCCAACCACTTGCTATGGTTTGGCCCGTTCCTCGCTGATGTAGGCGCACAAACTCCCTTCTTCTACCAATTCCGAGAACGGGAGATGATTTACGATTTGTGGGAAGCAGCGACAGGCTACCGTATGGTAAATAACAACTACTTCCGCGTTGGCGGTGTGGCTGCCGATTTACCGTATGGTTGGGTAGATAAATGTGAAGAATTTTGCGACTACTTTTTACCTGTAGTTGATGAATACGAAAAGTTAGTTACCAATAACCCCATCTTCCGCCGTCGTATTGAAGGTATTGGTACAATTACCCGCGAAGAAGCAATTAACTGGGGGTTATCTGGCCCAATGTTGCGTGCTTCTGGTGTGAAGTGGGACTTGCGGAAAGTTGACCATTACGAATGCTACGACGATTTTGACTGGGAAGTTCAGTGGGAAACCGTCGGTGATTGTTTAGCCCGTTATATGGTACGGATGCGGGAAATGCGCGAATCTGTGAAGATTCTCAAGCAAGCCCTGAAAGGATTACCAGGCGGCCCCTACGAAAACCTAGAAGCGAAACGCCTAGCTGCTGGCAAAAAATCTGAATGGGATGATTTTGATTACCAGTTTATTGGTAAAAAGGTTGCCCCCACCTTCAAAATGCCCAAAGGCGAAATTTATGCCCGTGTGGAAAGCGGTAAAGGTGAACTAGGCATTTATCTGGTTGGTGATGATAATGTCTTCCCCTGGCGCTGGAAAATTCGCCCCGCAGATTTCAACAACCTGCAAATTCTACCTCACTTATTGCGGGGTATGAAGGTCGCAGATGTTGTGGTCATCCTCGGTAGTATTGACGTAATCATGGGATCTGTAGACAGATAA
- the nblR gene encoding response regulator transcription factor NblR, which yields MTVAHSPCVLVIETDESLANQLSSDLQEAGYDAILAHDAASGLQYSRDCQPALIVLDRMLAGESGLSLCKNIRSTGMRSPVLVLMARDTVDDRVACLEAGADDYILKPYRPEEFLKLIRLYLKPDIDTTEQLRFGELVLDISTRRAIQNSRVIDLTMKEFELLKFLMEHPREVLTREQILENVWGYDFMGESNVIEVYIRYLRLKIEDEGQKRLIQTVRGVGYVLRES from the coding sequence ATGACAGTTGCTCACAGTCCCTGTGTGTTGGTGATTGAAACTGATGAAAGCCTCGCAAATCAGCTATCTTCTGATTTGCAAGAAGCTGGTTATGATGCGATTTTAGCCCACGATGCCGCCAGTGGTTTGCAATATAGCCGTGATTGTCAACCTGCTTTAATTGTTTTAGACCGGATGTTGGCAGGCGAATCGGGACTATCCTTATGTAAAAATATCAGAAGTACTGGGATGCGTTCTCCGGTGCTGGTGTTAATGGCGCGGGATACCGTTGATGACCGTGTAGCTTGTCTAGAAGCTGGCGCGGATGATTATATTCTCAAACCTTACCGCCCAGAAGAATTTTTAAAGCTAATTCGCCTGTATTTAAAACCTGATATTGATACGACAGAACAGTTGCGCTTTGGTGAGTTAGTTTTAGATATTTCAACCCGTCGCGCTATTCAAAATAGCCGGGTAATTGATTTAACAATGAAAGAATTTGAGTTATTGAAGTTCTTAATGGAACATCCCCGCGAAGTATTAACCCGCGAACAAATATTAGAAAATGTGTGGGGTTACGACTTTATGGGTGAGTCAAATGTGATTGAAGTTTATATTCGTTATCTGCGCCTGAAAATTGAAGATGAAGGTCAAAAACGCCTGATTCAAACAGTGCGGGGTGTGGGATATGTCTTGCGGGAGTCGTAA
- a CDS encoding NAD(+) kinase, whose product MPKAGIIYNDLKPIASRVAIELEEKLTAAGWDVCVTSSIGGILGYANPESPVCHTPIDGLTPPGFDSDMKFAVVLGGDGTVLAASRQVAPLGIPLLTVNTGHMGFLTETYLNQLTQALEQSMAGEYEIEERAMLTVKVLRGESVLWEALCLNEMVLHREPLTSMCHFEIAIGRHAPVDIAADGIIISTPTGSTAYSLSAGGPVVTPGIPALQLVPICPHSLASRALVFPDTETVNVYPVNIPRLVMVVDGNGGCYVFSEDRVYLERSQYSVRFIRLQPPEFFRILREKLGWGLPHIAKPTSVELP is encoded by the coding sequence GTGCCGAAAGCAGGCATTATCTACAATGATTTAAAACCGATAGCCAGTCGTGTCGCTATCGAACTAGAAGAGAAACTCACTGCTGCGGGTTGGGATGTATGTGTCACCAGTAGCATCGGTGGAATACTGGGCTACGCTAATCCCGAAAGTCCCGTATGCCACACTCCAATTGATGGTTTAACACCCCCTGGGTTTGACTCAGACATGAAGTTTGCAGTTGTCTTGGGGGGAGATGGGACTGTTTTAGCTGCCTCTCGTCAAGTTGCGCCCTTGGGTATTCCCTTGTTAACAGTTAATACCGGTCACATGGGGTTTTTAACAGAAACTTATCTCAATCAACTTACCCAAGCCCTGGAACAATCAATGGCGGGTGAGTATGAAATTGAAGAACGGGCAATGCTGACTGTGAAAGTATTGCGCGGAGAGTCGGTATTGTGGGAAGCCCTATGCTTAAACGAAATGGTGCTGCATCGAGAACCGTTAACTAGTATGTGTCATTTTGAAATTGCTATTGGTCGTCACGCGCCAGTGGATATTGCCGCAGATGGCATAATTATTTCGACACCTACAGGTTCTACGGCTTATTCCCTCAGTGCAGGTGGCCCCGTAGTCACTCCGGGGATACCAGCTTTACAGTTAGTACCGATTTGTCCTCACTCCCTAGCTTCCAGGGCTTTGGTGTTCCCAGATACGGAGACTGTAAATGTTTATCCAGTCAATATTCCGCGTTTGGTGATGGTGGTCGATGGCAATGGTGGCTGTTATGTGTTTTCGGAAGATCGGGTATATTTAGAGCGATCGCAATATAGTGTCCGGTTTATTCGTCTACAACCACCAGAGTTTTTCCGCATCTTACGGGAAAAACTCGGCTGGGGTCTACCGCATATCGCCAAACCCACCTCTGTGGAATTGCCATAA
- a CDS encoding PetM family cytochrome b6-f complex subunit 7, translated as MGGEIFSTAFLAFSLIFVGWALGALLLKIQGAEE; from the coding sequence ATGGGTGGCGAAATTTTCAGTACAGCTTTTCTGGCTTTTAGTTTAATCTTCGTGGGTTGGGCTTTAGGTGCTTTATTGCTGAAAATTCAGGGTGCAGAAGAATAA
- the pdxA gene encoding 4-hydroxythreonine-4-phosphate dehydrogenase PdxA — MYQSEPNLIAKSHKVIRPRLALTLGDPAGIGTEVILKALADPEVTQNCDVTVVGNQNWLVQTYDQLNLSGNLVALANPHSLKVIDVQLQENLDEIVPGVGNGVSGAASFAYMEYAIAQTLAGEFDGIVTAPIAKSAWKAAGYNYPGQTELLAEKSNVERYGMLFVARSPYTGWTIRTLLATTHIPLRQVADTLTPQLLSQKLDLLVECLQTDFGISKPRIAIAGLNPHSGEQGQLGTEELDWLIPWIKQEQQKRPQLLLEGPIPPDTMWVKPGQAWYGNSSIQNPADAYLALYHDQGLIPVKLMAFDRAVNTSIGLPFVRTSPDHGTAFDIAGKGIADPTSMKAAIQLASELASTRRQDQKYPYA; from the coding sequence ATGTATCAAAGCGAGCCAAATCTCATAGCCAAATCACACAAAGTAATTCGGCCTCGATTAGCACTAACATTGGGAGATCCCGCAGGAATTGGGACAGAAGTAATATTAAAAGCTTTGGCTGATCCAGAAGTAACTCAAAATTGTGATGTCACGGTAGTAGGAAATCAAAATTGGTTAGTGCAGACTTATGACCAATTAAATTTATCGGGTAATTTAGTCGCCTTGGCAAATCCCCACAGCTTAAAAGTTATTGATGTGCAGTTGCAGGAAAATCTCGATGAAATTGTTCCAGGTGTGGGTAATGGGGTGAGTGGTGCGGCGAGTTTTGCTTATATGGAATATGCGATCGCCCAAACATTAGCAGGTGAATTTGATGGTATAGTTACAGCGCCCATTGCGAAATCGGCTTGGAAAGCCGCAGGTTATAATTATCCTGGTCAAACAGAACTTTTGGCAGAAAAATCAAATGTAGAGCGATATGGGATGTTATTTGTAGCGCGATCGCCTTACACTGGTTGGACAATCCGCACCCTGTTAGCTACAACACATATTCCCCTACGCCAAGTAGCAGATACACTCACACCCCAATTACTCAGCCAAAAACTAGATTTATTGGTAGAGTGCTTACAAACAGACTTTGGTATTAGTAAACCGAGAATTGCGATCGCAGGTTTAAATCCCCACAGTGGCGAACAAGGACAACTAGGAACCGAAGAACTCGATTGGTTGATTCCTTGGATCAAACAAGAACAGCAGAAACGCCCTCAATTGCTCTTAGAAGGGCCAATCCCTCCCGATACAATGTGGGTGAAACCTGGTCAAGCTTGGTATGGTAATTCATCCATCCAGAATCCAGCCGATGCGTATTTGGCACTGTACCACGACCAAGGCTTGATTCCTGTCAAACTCATGGCCTTTGACCGCGCCGTGAATACTTCCATTGGTTTACCATTTGTCCGCACTTCACCCGACCACGGTACAGCATTTGATATTGCAGGTAAAGGAATTGCTGACCCCACCAGTATGAAAGCCGCAATTCAATTAGCCTCTGAGTTAGCCAGTACTAGAAGGCAAGATCAAAAATATCCTTATGCTTGA
- a CDS encoding DUF5132 domain-containing protein, whose translation MSIKLLPDLGDLAEGLGVTGIVGVVLVPVLLPVVAGVGRPVAKAVVKKGILFYEKSKAAIAEVSEVWDDIIAEAKAEVGEERMKSAEPREI comes from the coding sequence ATGTCGATAAAACTTTTACCAGACCTTGGAGATTTAGCTGAAGGACTAGGAGTTACAGGTATTGTTGGGGTTGTGCTAGTGCCTGTATTGTTGCCAGTAGTAGCTGGTGTTGGTAGACCAGTAGCCAAAGCAGTTGTGAAAAAAGGAATATTGTTCTACGAAAAAAGCAAAGCTGCGATCGCAGAAGTCAGCGAAGTCTGGGACGATATCATTGCTGAAGCTAAGGCAGAAGTTGGTGAAGAACGGATGAAATCTGCCGAACCCAGAGAAATCTAA